A region of the Natronolimnobius sp. AArcel1 genome:
GAGGACGTCGGGTTCTGCGGCGAGTGACCGAGCAAGACAGAGGCGCTGAATCTGGCCGGTCGAAAGCTCTGCGCCGGGTGCGTCGAGTCGGTCGTTCACCTCGTCCCAGAGGTTGACCTTCCGCAGTTGGGTTTCGACGATGTCGTCGAGTTCCTCGCGCGAGTAGTCGCCGTGGATCTTCGGCCCATACGCGACGTTGTTATAGATGGAAACCGGCAACGGCGTCGGTTTCTGCGGGACGTAGCCGACTCGTCGGCGAATCTCCGGCAGCGGCTCGTCGGTGTCGTAGACCGGTTCGTCCTCGAGGAACACTTCGCCGCTGATGTCGGCGTTTGGCTGAATCTCGTGGAGTCGGTTGAGCGACTTCAGCAGGGTCGACTTCCCACAGCCCGAGGGGCCGATGATGGCCGTGAGTCTGTTCTCGCTGAAATCGACGCTGACACCGTTAAGCGCCGTGACGTCTCTGTCTCCGGTGTACGTTACCTCGAGGTCGTCAGTTCGGATGACGGGGGTATCGGTGGTGTTCTGAGTCATGTTATCTCCCTCCTGGGGTAAAGCGGGCGTAGCGACCCGCAAGTAGTTTCGATGCGACGATCAGTGCGAGCACGGCGACGATGAGGACGAATGAGGCGGCGTAGGCGTGCGACCGGACTTCAGCGTTGAACGACGCCGCCTGTTCGAAGATGAGGATCGGCAACGTTGTCGCCGGATCGAACGGTCCAGCCGGCATCTGCGTGCTTCGGCCGGCGGTAAAGAGGACGGTCGCGGCATCGCCGATTCCGCGGGCAAAACCCATGATGACGCCGGCGATGATCCCTGGTAAGGCCGACCGGACGGTGACGCGCATCGTCTCGATGCGGGTCGCACCGAGACCGTACGACGCCTCCTTGACCGTGTCGGGCGCAGACTGCAACGCCTCGTCGGCGTAGCGAGTCATAATCGGGTACTGGAAGATGGCGATGGCGACGATCCCGAAGATCAGACTCGTCTGGGCGCCGACGGCGATGATCACCGTCAAGACGAACACACCGTACACAATCGGCGGCGTCCCCCAGAGGACGTTCAGGAACATGTTGATCACGTCCGACGTGCGCTCACTCGAGTAGTCACTCTGGAGGTAGATGGCCGTCGAGAGCGAGAGGACCATCGCGATAACGGTCGCCGGGACGACGATGAAGAGGCTTCCAAGCACGGCATGAAGGAAGCCACCGCCGCCATCGAGCATGTACCTCGAGCCTGGCGGCGTGATCACGACTGCGGGATCGGTGATGAACACGCGTCCGCCACGGTATATCGTCACTCCGATGACGAGTGCTAAGACGCCGACGATGAGCGCGGCACTGGCACGGGCGAGCAGCCCGAACAGTCGCTGTTCGGTGTATCGATCCATCAGTACTGCCACCTCCGTTTGAGGCGGCGACGAACGAGCATCGCCCCGAAGTTAAACAGCCAGACGATGACGAGCAACAGCAGTCCGACGAAGATCAGCGCAGACTGCGTGAGCGGGATCGACATCAGTTCGCCGAAGTCGTTGACAATCAGCGAGGGCAACGTCTCGCCGGCGTCGAACGGCGACTCGGGAATCGCTGTTTGGCCACCGATGAGCATTGCGGGAACGATTGTCGCGCCGAAGACACGACCGAACCCGAGCAAGATTGCCGAGAAGATGCCTGGCCCTGCAGCGCGAAGCAGCACGGAACGGATGGTCTCCCACTTCGTCGCGCCGACGCCGAGCGAGGCTTCGCGTAACTCATCCGGCAGCGCCTCGAGCGATTCCACCGTCAGCGAGATCATGAAGGGCGTGACGATGATCGCCATCACGAGACTGACCGTGACGATTCCGAGGCCGATACTGTGGGTGCCAAGTGCGGGCGCGAGATAGTCACCGACGAACGGGACGACGACGATCAGTCCGACGAGGCCAAAGATGACGCTCGGAATCGCCGCCAGCACGTCGATGAACGAGGAGACGATCACCTTCATCCGTCCCTCGGCGTACTCGGCGATGTAGATTGCCGCGAGAATCGCAATCGGCGTCCCCATTGCCATCGAGAGCACGGTCACGTAGATCGTGCCGACGATAGCCGGCAAGTAGCCGAACTCCTCCTGTGCGGGATCCCAGTTCGACGAGGTCAGCATCTCGAGCAGGGAGTGCTCGGAGACAATCGGGATCGATTGCTGGACAAGCGTCAGGACGATTAGCCCGAACAGCACGACGGCGAACAGTCCGGCACCAATTAGCCAGTAACTGCTCAGGCGCTCGATCACCAGTCGTCGCTCGAGTCGCCCCTGGCGCTCTTGGTCAGGGGGCTGTCCATGGTCAGTCGTGGGTGCCATCTAGCTGCTCACCTCGAGTTCGAGTCCGTCGTGGCGCTCTTCGAGTCGTCCCTGTTCTTCTGCGAGTCGGTCGTCGGAAAGCGGCGCGTACCCGTTGTCGGGGACGTACTGCTGGCCCTCCGTAAGCACCCACGCAGCGAACTCCGCGGCTTCGTCTTCGAACTCCTCGTTGGCCGCGATAAACATCTCGCGGGCCGGTGGTGCTGGGTAGATACCTTCCTCGACGGCGGTGAGAAACTCGTCGCGCGTGTCGTAGAAGTCCTCTCCTGACTCGAGTGTTCCACTCTCGCTCAAATCGAGCGGGACCGGCCGGATGTTCATCTCGAGATTGCCGGTATTGAAGTCGTAGACGTAGTTGATGTTGTTCATCGACATGCCAAGCGAGTCGTTGTTGATCGCCTGGGCGATCTGTTGGTCCCCGTCGAAGTTCCCGTCGGCGAAATCCTCGAGTTCGTTCTCGGTGTACGCGTCGTCCTCGCCGCCGAGAAAGTCGCCCCACTGCTTGTACGCTGCAGAGGAGTCCGAGCGGCCGTAGACGTAGATCGGTTCGTCGACGTCGCTCTCGACGAGTTCACCCCAGTTGGTGATCTCTCGCGTGAACACGCCTTCGAGTTCGTCTCTCGTCAGGCCGTTTTCCCGAAGGTCGCTGTAGACGGGATTGTCGACGTTGATCGTCCCAACGACGGTATCGATGAGCATTGCGACGGCGAACAGTCCTTGCTCGATTTCGTCGTCGTCGGGTTCCCGTCCCATCATCGCGATGTCGACCTGTTCGTTCAGGACGTCAGAGACGCCAACGCCGGTGCCGCCGCCGGAGACGTCGATCCCGACGCCGGTGTCTGATTCGTATTCGTCAGCCCAGACCTGCATCATCGGTAGCGGGCCGACGCCACCCGAGATGCGAATATCTGAGCCGGACGACGATCCAGCGAGACATCCCGAAAGTGCAAGCGTTGACCCGGAGCCGAGGAGGCCGAGCATCGTTCGTCGTGAGTGCCCCCGCTCCATTCTGCTCACCCGTACGAACTAGAGACTTGTATCCCCTCCTTCGCCTGCAACACTTCGTCGCACAATCGGAAACCAGCAAAACTCTCGATCCCGTGCGTGGCTCTCTCACCCGCATCCTGTACTTACTGGCCGTCGCTCCCAGTCGACTGTGTCCTCGCCGAAAGTCGTGTTGCTCATTTTCACCACAGCACCCTCCTCGAGCCGCCTCGAGCGGGTATCGAGCAAACCTTCACTCACGAGAGACAGCGTCGCTTGGGCGTACATGACAGAAGTATTGCCGTATCAGCGAGTTACAGGCAGGTGATACGTTTCGATTGATCCCTGTATACGTTGGGAGCCGGTCGATTTCGACGGAGTGAGGCGCTCTCTCTAACTAGGCAATAATCCCCGGTAGTTCGGTTCGAGAGTGCTTTGGGAGAGTCATCCGACATGCTCGAGTGCCACTTCAGCTAAAACAGCGCCAGTAAGATGAGCAGCGAGAGGACGCTGGTGACGAGGAGCGAACAGAGGACGACGACGGCAGGAGTGAGTCCGGTTCGTCTGAGATTCTCGAGTCGGATTTCGGTACCCAATCCGACGAATGCGATGACGAACAGCCAGTTGTAGGCGTTTTCGAGCGAGGAGAGCTGTGCCGAGGAGAGGACGCCTGCACTGGCGACGACAGCGAGTGCGAGAAAGCCGAGTACGAACTTCGGAAACTCATCCCAGAGCGTACGGACGGACGGCCGTGCACCGCCGGCCTCACGAGCGTAGTAACTCGCATACGCGAGGACGACAGCCCCGATGAGCGCATTTCTCGAGAGTTTGGTCATCGTTGCCCACTGGCCAGCCACGTCGGAGTGGGCGAAGCCAACGGCGACGACTGGTCCCGTCGAGAACATGCTAAGTCCGGCCCAGGTGCCAAACACCATTCCGGACAGACCGAGCAGGTCACCGACGACCGGATAGACCACGATCGTGATCGCATCGAACAGCAGTACTGTCGCGGCTGCATACGCGATCTGTTCCTCTCGAGCGCGGATCGCACCTGCAACGGCGACGACTGCCGACACGCCACAGATGCTTGCGCCGGATGCAAGCAACGATCCCATGCGGTCTGCCAATCCGAAGACAGTGCGCGCCAGGAGTTCAACGACCAGAAGCGTCGTTGCAGTTACCGCGACGACCAGTAAGAGCACGTAGCCGCCGGCCTCAAGGACGCTCTCGAGCGAAATCGACGCCCCCATGAGAACGATCCCGGCACCTAACCACAGTTTATGCGTCGCGATTCCGGGCTCGAGTCGCGCTGGAATCCCAACGGTGTTCGTTGCGAGAAAACCGAGTGCAATGGCGAGCAAGAGATGGTTGAAGCCAAGTGACAGCGCCGCCCCTCGAGCGAGGAGTGCACCAAGACAGAGGACTGCAATCCCTGGCACCAGCCGACGAGCACTCATTGCCTCACCACGGAATTGGCAACTCGAGTCCACCGACCAGTACAACGATGATCGCCCCGACGAGAACGCTCTGCCAGTCACGCTCGAGGGCCATCCAGCAGTTCATTACGGCGTCGACGGTCACCTCCACCTCGTTGAACGGCATGTGTTTCATGTTCGGTGAGCCACCGTAATTAACTGTTATCGATTCCGTCGAAGATAGCGGACCATATTTCTGGTACCTGCGACGAGTTTGTTGCCGAATTGACTATCTTACGTCGCCAAGCGGACGCATCGGCCCGGATGCATCACTCGAGGTAACCACTCCGGTCTGATTGCTACCCGCGTGTCGAGCGCGCTGTTCAGCATTACACAAG
Encoded here:
- a CDS encoding PstA family ABC transporter permease: MDRYTEQRLFGLLARASAALIVGVLALVIGVTIYRGGRVFITDPAVVITPPGSRYMLDGGGGFLHAVLGSLFIVVPATVIAMVLSLSTAIYLQSDYSSERTSDVINMFLNVLWGTPPIVYGVFVLTVIIAVGAQTSLIFGIVAIAIFQYPIMTRYADEALQSAPDTVKEASYGLGATRIETMRVTVRSALPGIIAGVIMGFARGIGDAATVLFTAGRSTQMPAGPFDPATTLPILIFEQAASFNAEVRSHAYAASFVLIVAVLALIVASKLLAGRYARFTPGGR
- a CDS encoding PstS family phosphate ABC transporter substrate-binding protein, yielding MERGHSRRTMLGLLGSGSTLALSGCLAGSSSGSDIRISGGVGPLPMMQVWADEYESDTGVGIDVSGGGTGVGVSDVLNEQVDIAMMGREPDDDEIEQGLFAVAMLIDTVVGTINVDNPVYSDLRENGLTRDELEGVFTREITNWGELVESDVDEPIYVYGRSDSSAAYKQWGDFLGGEDDAYTENELEDFADGNFDGDQQIAQAINNDSLGMSMNNINYVYDFNTGNLEMNIRPVPLDLSESGTLESGEDFYDTRDEFLTAVEEGIYPAPPAREMFIAANEEFEDEAAEFAAWVLTEGQQYVPDNGYAPLSDDRLAEEQGRLEERHDGLELEVSS
- a CDS encoding phosphate ABC transporter ATP-binding protein, producing the protein MTQNTTDTPVIRTDDLEVTYTGDRDVTALNGVSVDFSENRLTAIIGPSGCGKSTLLKSLNRLHEIQPNADISGEVFLEDEPVYDTDEPLPEIRRRVGYVPQKPTPLPVSIYNNVAYGPKIHGDYSREELDDIVETQLRKVNLWDEVNDRLDAPGAELSTGQIQRLCLARSLAAEPDVLLCDEVTSALDPLSAEQVEETLADLKEEYTIIMVTHSMEQARRLADDVLFLYLGDVVETNDTRSFFENPQHERTKQFVGGHTTVADDTDSDATDTASDDQPVVDEQVTPN
- a CDS encoding YeiH family protein, producing the protein MSARRLVPGIAVLCLGALLARGAALSLGFNHLLLAIALGFLATNTVGIPARLEPGIATHKLWLGAGIVLMGASISLESVLEAGGYVLLLVVAVTATTLLVVELLARTVFGLADRMGSLLASGASICGVSAVVAVAGAIRAREEQIAYAAATVLLFDAITIVVYPVVGDLLGLSGMVFGTWAGLSMFSTGPVVAVGFAHSDVAGQWATMTKLSRNALIGAVVLAYASYYAREAGGARPSVRTLWDEFPKFVLGFLALAVVASAGVLSSAQLSSLENAYNWLFVIAFVGLGTEIRLENLRRTGLTPAVVVLCSLLVTSVLSLLILLALF
- the pstC gene encoding phosphate ABC transporter permease subunit PstC; the encoded protein is MAPTTDHGQPPDQERQGRLERRLVIERLSSYWLIGAGLFAVVLFGLIVLTLVQQSIPIVSEHSLLEMLTSSNWDPAQEEFGYLPAIVGTIYVTVLSMAMGTPIAILAAIYIAEYAEGRMKVIVSSFIDVLAAIPSVIFGLVGLIVVVPFVGDYLAPALGTHSIGLGIVTVSLVMAIIVTPFMISLTVESLEALPDELREASLGVGATKWETIRSVLLRAAGPGIFSAILLGFGRVFGATIVPAMLIGGQTAIPESPFDAGETLPSLIVNDFGELMSIPLTQSALIFVGLLLLVIVWLFNFGAMLVRRRLKRRWQY